The Centroberyx gerrardi isolate f3 chromosome 19, fCenGer3.hap1.cur.20231027, whole genome shotgun sequence genome has a segment encoding these proteins:
- the maneal gene encoding glycoprotein endo-alpha-1,2-mannosidase-like protein, which produces MTRLRKKALVALFLFTLFIFGTMMGLRTLKPSDGFSDLAPGMDFVGERSDRRRLDVKDVVVSPVQSHLASSDTKVVFTKSDRDYSIFYDVHIFYYLWYGSPKMDSKYIHWDHVLVPHWDPKIAASHAQGRHTPPEDIASSFYPELGPYSSRDPKVLESHMAQIEAAAAGVLVLSWYPPGVADNHGEPTEDLVPAVMDAAHRHSIKVAFHIQPYKGRTDQSMHDNIKYIIDNYGKHGAFYRFKSSTGQVLPLIYVYDSYLTPPESWAELLTAKGSHTIRGTPYDGVFVALIVEERHKHDILASGFDGMYTYFASNGFSFGSSHQNWKAIKAFCDGNNLLFIPSVGPGYVDTAVRPWNNHNTRNRVNGRYYETSLQAALSVRPEIVTITSFNQWHEGTQIEKAVPKKTVTRLYLDYQPNQPDLYLELTRRWAEHFNKEKDKWLM; this is translated from the exons ATGACTCGGCTGCGCAAGAAAGCTCTCGTCGCACTTTTCCTCTTCACGCTGTTCATATTCGGGACCATGATGGGGCTCAGGACGCTGAAACCCAGCGACGGCTTCTCGGACCTGGCTCCGGGCATGGACTTTGTCGGGGAGAGGTCCGACAGGAGGCGGCTGGACGTGAAAGACGTGGTGGTGTCGCCGGTCCAGTCCCACCTGGCCAGCAGCGACACTAAAGTGGTGTTCACCAAATCCGACCGAGATTACAGTATATTCTACGACGTGCACATCTTCTACTACCTGTGGTACGGCTCGCCGAAGATGGACAGTAAATACATTCACTGGGACCATGTGTTGGTGCCACACTGGGACCCTAAGATCGCGGCCAGCCACGCTCAAGGAAGGCACACACCTCCAGAGGACATTGCCTCAAGTTTTTACCCCGAGCTGGGACCCTACAGCTCCAGGGACCCAAAGGTGCTGGAGTCACACATGGCCCAGATagaagcagctgcagcag GGGTGCTGGTGTTGTCCTGGTACCCTCCCGGGGTGGCAGATAACCACGGGGAGCCCACCGAGGACCTGGTTCCTGCCGTCATGGACGCTGCCCACAGGCACAGCATCAAG GTGGCATTCCACATACAGCCATACAAAGGACGGACGGACCAGAGCATGCATGACAACATCAAATACATTATTGACAA cTATGGAAAGCATGGCGCCTTCTACAGATTCAAGTCCAGCACAGGGCAAGTCCTGCCTCTGATTTATGTGTATGATTCCTACTTGACTCCACCAGAGTCCTGGGCAGAGCTCCTGACCGCCAAGGGCTCCCACACCATCAGAGGCACGCCTTACGACGGGGTTTTTGTGGCCCTCATCGTGGAGGAGCGCCACAAGCACGACATCCTAGCCAGCGGCTTCGACGGCATGTACACCTACTTCGCCTCCAACGGCTTCTCCTTCGGCTCCTCCCACCAGAACTGGAAAGCCATCAAGGCCTTCTGCGACGGGAACAATCTGCTGTTCATCCCCAGCGTCGGCCCCGGGTACGTGGACACCGCCGTTCGGCCCTGGAACAACCACAACACCAGGAACCGGGTCAACGGGCGCTACTACGAGACGTCTCTGCAGGCGGCGCTGTCCGTCAGGCCGGAAATCGTCACCATCACGTCCTTCAACCAATGGCACGAAGGCACGCAGATAGAGAAGGCGGTACCCAAGAAAACAGTGACCCGTCTGTACCTGGACTACCAGCCCAACCAACCAGACCTCTACCTGGAACTGACCCGCCGATGGGCCGAGCACTTCAACAAGGAGAAGGACAAGTGGCTGATGTAA